GGTCTTTTTGTTCTGATTATGGCCTATGCGTTATTGCATTGGGCATCTTCTTTGGCAATGCGTTTTTTAGTAGGTCGTTTTTTACAGACCATAGGTAAGCAAGAGTGGCTAAATGCAATTAAAAATCGTCGGGTGATAGATCACCTCAGTGCATCCATTCCATTGTTTATTACGGGAACGGGGCTGGGTATGATCCCCGTTGAGCAAAAAACGCTAGATGTCATATCCAGAGTGGTATTAACGGTTTCATTACTGTTTTTGTTTAGAGCAATTAGTGCCATTTTACTTGTGTTTCAGGATGTGGTTGATGGTCGTAAGCAAGAGCAAGGCCGCTCAATTAAGGGCTATTTGCAATTGCTACGCTTGGTGTTTTGGTGTTTAGCGGTCATTGTGTTGATCGCCGTGTTGCTGAATAAGTCGCCTTTGCTGATGATTTCGGGGTTAGGTGCCTTATCGGCAGTATTGTTATTGGTCTTTAAAGATACGTTGCTTTCTTTAGTAGCTAGTGCGCAAATGAGCACCAATGACATGTTGCGTATTGGTGACTGGATTGAGATGCCTCAGTCTGGAGCTGATGGTGGTGTGGTTGATATTGCTTTACATACGGTAAAAGTGCAAAACTGGGATAACACAGTAACGACTATTCCTACTTACAAGCTTTTTTCGGAGAGCTATAAAAACTGGCGTCAAATGTTTGAGTCCGGCGGTCGACGTATTAAACGCAGTTTACGGATTGATGCCGCTTCAGTGCGTTTTTTAAGTGATGATGAAATTGAAAAGCTCAGCCATATTTCGTTGCTTAAAGATTATTTGAGTGAAAAAAAGGAACAGTTAGCCGAGGTTAATCAAAGCAAAGAGGCTGTTAATCGTCGACGCTTAACGAATCTAGGTACGTTTAGAGCGTATGCAAATGAATACATTAAGCACAAAGAGGGAATTCATACTGGCATGACGATGATGGTTCGTATGATGGAGCCAACGGCAGAAGGGATCCCGATGGAGGTGTATTGTTTTACCAGCGATACTTCATGGGTGGGATTTGAGGGGATTCAAGGTGATGTGTTTGATCACTTGATCGCCATTTTGCCTGAAATGTCCCTAAGGCTGTATCAGACTCCATCTGGCTCTGATTTTTCTGGGGCATTTAATCCACAAAACAGACCTAAATCTCTCTTAGAGTAAATAGCTGTAGGCGCTTAGTGCTACTATATGCCATTGTTTGCTTTATTTGATTGGACCAATGAAACAGATTACTGCCATGATTAAGCCCTTTAAGCTCGATGAGGTCCGAGAGGCCCTAGGAGAGCTTGATGTAAATGGGTTAACTATTACCGAAGTCAAAGGTTTTGGTAGACAAAAAGGACATACTGAACTGTATCGTGGTGCTGAATATGTGGTAGATTTTTTACCTAAAATTCGCATTGATATTGTGGTTCCTGCAACTCGTTGTGACGAGGTAATAGAGGCCATCATGCGAGCAGCACAAACGGGTAAAATCGGTGATGGTAAAATTTTTGTCACCCCAGTCGAACAGGTCATTCGAATACGCACAGGCGAAACGGGATTGGCTGCTTTATAGTCAAAAAGACCCGCCTTAAAAGCGGGTCTTTTTGATGTGTTACGATTTTTTGATGGATCGATAATCGCTGATTTTTAAGCCAATGAGAGCGATGCTAACAATAGCCACAATAGGAAAGGTCCAGGTGTTAATACCATCCCAGCCTTGGGTAGCTAACAGTCGACCAGATGAAAAGGATGATAGGGCAACAGAGCCAAAGATTAAGAAATCATTAAAGGCTTGAACTCTACCCGTTTCTTCGGCTCTATAGCAATCCGTAACCAGTGTAGTAGCGCCAATAAAACTAAAGTTCCAGCCTATTCCCAATAAAATCAAACTAGTCCAAAAGTGGGCCACACTTAAGCCATTTAGTGCCGTTACACTGGCGGCGCCAATGAGTAAAATACCTACTAAGGTAACAGTGATTTTGCCAAAGCGTTGAATCAGCATAGAGGTAAAAAAGCTAGGGCCAAACATAGCTAATATATGCCATTGCACTCCTAGTGTAGAGTCTCGGGAACTATGTCCGCAGCCAATCATAGCAAGCGGAGAGGCTGTCATCATAAAACTCATTAAACTATATGAGACCATTCCCGTTAGCACCGCAATGATAAAGCGTGGGTTTTTGATTATTTGTAATAAAGGGCGCCCTGCAGGCGATGTAGATGAGGTAGGCGTTTGGGCGATTACGTCTGGGCGTAATAGGCTAATCAAAGGTATTGCTAGGGCAGCTAAAACAGCTTGGCCTAAGAAAGTCGCTGCAAACGGCGTCGTGGGCCATAAATCGCGTGTTAATAAAATTAACTGCGTCGCAACGACGGCTGCAACAAGCCCACCCAGCATTACCCACGAAATAGCCTTAGGCCTCCATGGGGCCGCTACGCTGTCTGCAGCAGCAAAGCGATAATTTTGCACATATGATGAGTAAAATCCGGCTAGAATAGTACCTAAGCAAAAAAGTAAAAATGAGCTACTGGTAATTCCAAAATAGGCGGTTAATCCCCCCGCTATCCCTAAGGCAGAGCCTAAAAAATAGGCATTACGACGTCCCATTTTGCGCATAAAAAACGCCGCTGGCAAAATGCCAAGCGCCATGCCCAGATTAAATAAACTAACAGGCACTGTGGCATGCTCAGGGTTAGACGCCAGTTGCTGGCCGACTAACCCCCCTAATGCTACCACTAGGGCAGGGTTCGCCCCGCCTAAGGCCTGTAAGCCGGATAATAATTTTGCATTACGGCGGCCTGGACCCGAAAAAGTGTGATCGCTCATGTCGTAGTATGGAAATACAGAAAGGATAGGATTTAGTAGTATAAGTTATAAATTAATAGCTAATGGTTATTTAGCCAAGCATTTCAGGACGAATGCTAAGGGTATGACTGAGTAGCTGAGTTTTATTTTGGCAAATGTCATCTCATTTGCATTACCGTTTAAATGAAGATTATGGAAATACGTATATCAAAAATTATGGCTGATCGTGGCATGTGCTCACGTCGCGAGGCCGACGCGTTTATCGAACGTGGCTGGGTGTCTGTTGATGGTGAAAAAGCAGTGCTAGGTCAAAAAGCATTGCCCACA
This Paenalcaligenes faecalis DNA region includes the following protein-coding sequences:
- a CDS encoding mechanosensitive ion channel family protein, which translates into the protein MDNAIQMGDWYVNDWLYQYLPEVWMQILAGLFVLIMAYALLHWASSLAMRFLVGRFLQTIGKQEWLNAIKNRRVIDHLSASIPLFITGTGLGMIPVEQKTLDVISRVVLTVSLLFLFRAISAILLVFQDVVDGRKQEQGRSIKGYLQLLRLVFWCLAVIVLIAVLLNKSPLLMISGLGALSAVLLLVFKDTLLSLVASAQMSTNDMLRIGDWIEMPQSGADGGVVDIALHTVKVQNWDNTVTTIPTYKLFSESYKNWRQMFESGGRRIKRSLRIDAASVRFLSDDEIEKLSHISLLKDYLSEKKEQLAEVNQSKEAVNRRRLTNLGTFRAYANEYIKHKEGIHTGMTMMVRMMEPTAEGIPMEVYCFTSDTSWVGFEGIQGDVFDHLIAILPEMSLRLYQTPSGSDFSGAFNPQNRPKSLLE
- a CDS encoding P-II family nitrogen regulator, encoding MKQITAMIKPFKLDEVREALGELDVNGLTITEVKGFGRQKGHTELYRGAEYVVDFLPKIRIDIVVPATRCDEVIEAIMRAAQTGKIGDGKIFVTPVEQVIRIRTGETGLAAL
- a CDS encoding MFS transporter, which encodes MSDHTFSGPGRRNAKLLSGLQALGGANPALVVALGGLVGQQLASNPEHATVPVSLFNLGMALGILPAAFFMRKMGRRNAYFLGSALGIAGGLTAYFGITSSSFLLFCLGTILAGFYSSYVQNYRFAAADSVAAPWRPKAISWVMLGGLVAAVVATQLILLTRDLWPTTPFAATFLGQAVLAALAIPLISLLRPDVIAQTPTSSTSPAGRPLLQIIKNPRFIIAVLTGMVSYSLMSFMMTASPLAMIGCGHSSRDSTLGVQWHILAMFGPSFFTSMLIQRFGKITVTLVGILLIGAASVTALNGLSVAHFWTSLILLGIGWNFSFIGATTLVTDCYRAEETGRVQAFNDFLIFGSVALSSFSSGRLLATQGWDGINTWTFPIVAIVSIALIGLKISDYRSIKKS